CATCGCCGGCGAGCAAACCCCGAAAGGCGGTGCGCTCACGCTCAACGCGTTGGGTGGCATCGGTATGCTGGCCGTTGGAACCTTAGGTGGCGTTTACATTGGCGCCCTGCAAGACGGTCGTATGACCGAAGCCGTTGCCGCGAGCGACGACCTTGCTGATCAAGCACCCGAATTATACGACGAGGATGGCAAGCTGTCTGTTCAGGGAGAAAGCGTCAAGTACGGTTTCATCAAATCGCCGATCGTTGATGACGAGAAGGTCGGCGAAGCGTTAAGCCAGCGGAGTGAAACCGATCAAAAGTCAATCCGGGAAATGATCAAAGAGATTAGCGAATCGCAAAAACAAGGCGCTCTTGCAGACGTCGCTATCTTCCCGGTGATCATGCTTGTTGGATTTATAGGTCTTGGTCTCTATTTCAAGAGCAAAGGCGGCTACCAAGCCCAGCAGATCGACGAAGCGCACTAGAGGCTGCAGGCGATTGCGCTAGCAGTCCGTACCGGTCGCTGCCGCGGCCTGTAGTTGTGGCGGATTTCGAGAATGTCCTCCACAATCATAAGAAATGCGCCGACGATATCCGGATCCCACTGCGTGCCCGCTCCTTCACGAAGGATTGCAACGGCCTTTTCGTGCGCCATGCCTTGGCGGTAAGCACGGTTGCTTGTCATGGCGTCGTAGGCATCCGCCACGGCCATGATCCGTGCGTCCAGTGGGATGTCTTTCCCGCTTAAACCATCGGGATAGCCCTTGCCGTCAAATCGCTCATGATGATGCAACACGCCTGGCAAGACGTAGGCCAGTTGGCGAAGTTCGCAAAGGATCGACCACCCATGGTCAGGATGTTCCTTAATCTCAGCAAACTCTTCATCCGTCAGTTTGCCAGCTTTGTTTAACGTTGCGTCGCTGATACCGATTTTTCCAACGTCATGGAGCAGGCCTGTCAGATAGACTCGCTCCGCTGCTTCTTCATCGTAACTCAGGTGCTGAGCCAGTCGTTTCGTGTAGAGCGCCACGCGTTCACTATGGCCGCAAGTGTAGGCATCCTTGGCTTCAACAGCGGAAACCATTGACCGAACCACGTTTACAAGGAGCTTCCCTTTTTCTCGCAAGTGTTCCAAATTCGAGGCATGTGAAGCAATCACCGAAGCAGCCGTACTCAGGAGCGAAGCCTCCCAGGTGCCAAACTCATGGACGCTAGCACACAATAGCGGCGCTTTTCCGTGCTGCGTGAATCCAGGGCCACGATTGATGGCCATGAACCAGCCAAAATGTCGCACGCTCGTTTGCACAGGCACAATCAGAAGCTGTTCTGCGCCATTCAATGAAGGCTTATCCAATTCGCTAGTAAGATCGTTCCGCACAAGCGGACCCGAGTCGACGAGCGAGCAATACCGTTTCGCGAGCTCAGTACAAGACTCCAATGAACTGCAGGCGACGGTGTTTTTCGTATTCCGCCGAATCGTGCACCGTTCCTTACCAGATGTGTCTTTCTCAACGAAGCACAGTACTTCGGCCCCAAGAATGCCGTAAAGCATCTCGAAGGAACGCTTAACAACTTCCTTGATGCCTAGCGAGGTATCACTGACGGCTAGATTCTCGGCCATCGTGCGGAGAAATGTCATTTCCTCAAAGTCATCACCGACTTGCTGTGCAAACTGGGCGTTCTCTGATTCAAGCTGCTCTACCCGGAATCGATCCCTCTGATGCAGCAGGTGCATCTCAGCGAGTTTCTTCACATAGCCGTTTTTTTGACCATCGACGACAGCGGCGAAGACATCATCAGTCTTGGTGAAGGCCTCAACGCGAGGCGAAGCAATCCACCACTGATCGGGTGCTGATTGAGTAACGACTACATCTTGCCGGCCAT
The genomic region above belongs to Lacipirellulaceae bacterium and contains:
- a CDS encoding HD-GYP domain-containing protein; protein product: MQSPVANDEPQTQQERGELSEQTSHSKALRDLRVSTEVEWVLWTRDAAGEWTLPSEKEEGSDFVGLNFHPAWQGHLEEAYGRQDVVVTQSAPDQWWIASPRVEAFTKTDDVFAAVVDGQKNGYVKKLAEMHLLHQRDRFRVEQLESENAQFAQQVGDDFEEMTFLRTMAENLAVSDTSLGIKEVVKRSFEMLYGILGAEVLCFVEKDTSGKERCTIRRNTKNTVACSSLESCTELAKRYCSLVDSGPLVRNDLTSELDKPSLNGAEQLLIVPVQTSVRHFGWFMAINRGPGFTQHGKAPLLCASVHEFGTWEASLLSTAASVIASHASNLEHLREKGKLLVNVVRSMVSAVEAKDAYTCGHSERVALYTKRLAQHLSYDEEAAERVYLTGLLHDVGKIGISDATLNKAGKLTDEEFAEIKEHPDHGWSILCELRQLAYVLPGVLHHHERFDGKGYPDGLSGKDIPLDARIMAVADAYDAMTSNRAYRQGMAHEKAVAILREGAGTQWDPDIVGAFLMIVEDILEIRHNYRPRQRPVRTASAIACSL